A genomic region of Thunnus albacares chromosome 2, fThuAlb1.1, whole genome shotgun sequence contains the following coding sequences:
- the nf2a gene encoding neurofibromin 2a (merlin) isoform X1 has product MASALAAKMGFNSLMRKQAKNFNVRICTMESDMEFSCENKWKGKDLFDLVCRTLGLRETWFFGLQYNIKDTVAWLKMEKKVLDQEVPKEEPITLHFLAKFYPENAEEELVQDITQHLFFLQVKAKILEEEIHCPPEASVLLASYAVHAKYGDYDPNVHKPGFLAEEELLPKRVINLYQMTAEMWEERITACYAEHRGRTRDEAEMEYLKIAQDLDMYGVNYFLIRNKKGTDLLLGVDALGLHIYEPDNRLTPKCSFPWNEIRNISYSDKEFTIKPLDKKTNVFKFNSSRLRVNKLILQLCIGNHDLFMRRRRVDSLEVQQMKAQAREERARKQVERQRLQQEKQLREEAERARDELERRLMQLQDEAHMANEALLRSEQTADLLAEKAQIAEEEAKLLAQKAAEAETEMQRIKVTAIRGQEERRLMEQKMLEAEMLALKMAEESERRAKEAEQLKQDLQEARESERRAKHKLLEITSRAVYTSPGLPADSMPPDLSFSRENLSFDFKDTDMKRLSMEIEKEKVEYMEKSKHLQEQLNELKTEIESLKLKERETPLDVIHNQNTEQGTSKHSNFKKLTLQSTKSRVAFFEEL; this is encoded by the exons ATGGCAAGTGCCTTAGCAGCGAAGATGGGCTTTAACTCACTGATGAGGAAACAAGCAAAGAACTTCAACGTCAGAATCTGCACAATGGAGTCAGACATGGAGTTCAGCTGCgag AACAAATGGAAGGGAAAAGACCTCTTTGACTTGGTGTGCCGAACTCTGGGACTGAGGGAGACGTGGTTCTTCGGGCTCCAGTACAACATCAAGGACACGGTTGCTTGGCTGAAGATGGAAAAGAAG GTTCTGGATCAGGAAGTACCGAAAGAAGAACCGATCACCCTTCACTTCCTGGCTAAGTTCTACCCAGAAAATGCTGAAGAGGAGCTAGTGCAAGATATCACACAGCATCTCTTCTTCCTACAG GTGAAGGCGAAGATCCTCGAGGAGGAGATTCACTGTCCACCCGAAGCCTCTGTGCTGCTCGCCTCCTATGCCGTCCATGCCAAG TACGGAGACTACGATCCCAACGTTCACAAACCTGGCTTCTTGGCTGAGGAGGAACTGCTGCCAAAGAGA GTGATTAACTTGTACCAGATGACTGCAGAAATGTGGGAGGAGAGAATCACAGCGTGTTACGCAGAGCACAGGGGCAGGACGAG GGATGAAGCTGAGATGGAGTATTTAAAAATAGCTCAGGACCTGGACATGTATGGCGTCAATTACTTTTTAATCAGG AATAAAAAGGGAACAGATCTTCTTTTGGGAGTGGACGCCTTGGGCCTGCACATCTACGAGCCGGACAACAGACTGACACCTAAGTGCTCCTTCCCTTGGAATGAGATCCGCAACATCTCCTACAGCGACAAAGAG TTTACCATCAAACCTCTGGACAAGAAAACCAACGTTTTCAAGTTCAACTCTTCACGGCTGAGAGTCAACAAGTTG ATCCTCCAGCTGTGCATAGGGAACCATGACTTGTTTATGCGACGGCGGCGGGTGGACTCCCTTGAAGTGCAGCAGATGAAGGCCCAGGCCAGAGAGGAGAGGGCCAGGAAACAG GTGGAGAGGCAGCGCCTGCAGCAGGAGAAGCAGCTGAGGGAGGAGGCAGAAAGGGCCAGAGACGAGCTGGAGAGGAGGCTGATGCAGCTGCAGGATGAAGCTCACATGGCCAATGAGGCCTTG CTGCGTTCAGAGCAGACGGCAGACCTGCTGGCTGAAAAGGCCCAGATCGCAGAGGAGGAGGCCAAGCTGCTGGCCCAGAAAGCTGCCGAGGCTGAGACAGAGATGCAACGCATCAAAGTGACTGCCATCCGTGGCCAGGAGGAGCGGCGGCTCATGGAGCAGAAGATGCTTGAGGCAGAGATGCTGGCCCTCAAGATGGCCGAGGAGTCAGAAAGGAG GGCCAAGGAGGCTGAGCAGCTGAAACAGGACCTGCAGGAGGCCAGAGAGTCGGAGCGCAGGGCAAAGCACAAGCTGTTAGAGATTACTAGCAGGGCTGTCTATACG TCCCCAGGACTGCCGGCTGACAGCATGCCTCCTGACTTGAGCTTCAGCAGGGAGAACCTCAGCTTTGACTTTAAAGATACTGACATGAAACGCCTCTCCATGGAGATCGAAAAGGAGAA GGTCGAGTACATGGAGAAGAGCAAACACCTGCAGGAGCAGCTGAACGAGCTGAAGACGGAGATCGAAAGCCTGAAGCTTAAAGAGAGGGAGACTCCTCTGGACGTCATTCACAACCAGAACACCGAGCAGGGGACCAGCAAGCACAGCAACTTTAAAAAG
- the nf2a gene encoding neurofibromin 2a (merlin) isoform X2 has protein sequence MEKKVLDQEVPKEEPITLHFLAKFYPENAEEELVQDITQHLFFLQVKAKILEEEIHCPPEASVLLASYAVHAKYGDYDPNVHKPGFLAEEELLPKRVINLYQMTAEMWEERITACYAEHRGRTRDEAEMEYLKIAQDLDMYGVNYFLIRNKKGTDLLLGVDALGLHIYEPDNRLTPKCSFPWNEIRNISYSDKEFTIKPLDKKTNVFKFNSSRLRVNKLILQLCIGNHDLFMRRRRVDSLEVQQMKAQAREERARKQVERQRLQQEKQLREEAERARDELERRLMQLQDEAHMANEALLRSEQTADLLAEKAQIAEEEAKLLAQKAAEAETEMQRIKVTAIRGQEERRLMEQKMLEAEMLALKMAEESERRAKEAEQLKQDLQEARESERRAKHKLLEITSRAVYTSPGLPADSMPPDLSFSRENLSFDFKDTDMKRLSMEIEKEKVEYMEKSKHLQEQLNELKTEIESLKLKERETPLDVIHNQNTEQGTSKHSNFKKLTLQSTKSRVAFFEEL, from the exons ATGGAAAAGAAG GTTCTGGATCAGGAAGTACCGAAAGAAGAACCGATCACCCTTCACTTCCTGGCTAAGTTCTACCCAGAAAATGCTGAAGAGGAGCTAGTGCAAGATATCACACAGCATCTCTTCTTCCTACAG GTGAAGGCGAAGATCCTCGAGGAGGAGATTCACTGTCCACCCGAAGCCTCTGTGCTGCTCGCCTCCTATGCCGTCCATGCCAAG TACGGAGACTACGATCCCAACGTTCACAAACCTGGCTTCTTGGCTGAGGAGGAACTGCTGCCAAAGAGA GTGATTAACTTGTACCAGATGACTGCAGAAATGTGGGAGGAGAGAATCACAGCGTGTTACGCAGAGCACAGGGGCAGGACGAG GGATGAAGCTGAGATGGAGTATTTAAAAATAGCTCAGGACCTGGACATGTATGGCGTCAATTACTTTTTAATCAGG AATAAAAAGGGAACAGATCTTCTTTTGGGAGTGGACGCCTTGGGCCTGCACATCTACGAGCCGGACAACAGACTGACACCTAAGTGCTCCTTCCCTTGGAATGAGATCCGCAACATCTCCTACAGCGACAAAGAG TTTACCATCAAACCTCTGGACAAGAAAACCAACGTTTTCAAGTTCAACTCTTCACGGCTGAGAGTCAACAAGTTG ATCCTCCAGCTGTGCATAGGGAACCATGACTTGTTTATGCGACGGCGGCGGGTGGACTCCCTTGAAGTGCAGCAGATGAAGGCCCAGGCCAGAGAGGAGAGGGCCAGGAAACAG GTGGAGAGGCAGCGCCTGCAGCAGGAGAAGCAGCTGAGGGAGGAGGCAGAAAGGGCCAGAGACGAGCTGGAGAGGAGGCTGATGCAGCTGCAGGATGAAGCTCACATGGCCAATGAGGCCTTG CTGCGTTCAGAGCAGACGGCAGACCTGCTGGCTGAAAAGGCCCAGATCGCAGAGGAGGAGGCCAAGCTGCTGGCCCAGAAAGCTGCCGAGGCTGAGACAGAGATGCAACGCATCAAAGTGACTGCCATCCGTGGCCAGGAGGAGCGGCGGCTCATGGAGCAGAAGATGCTTGAGGCAGAGATGCTGGCCCTCAAGATGGCCGAGGAGTCAGAAAGGAG GGCCAAGGAGGCTGAGCAGCTGAAACAGGACCTGCAGGAGGCCAGAGAGTCGGAGCGCAGGGCAAAGCACAAGCTGTTAGAGATTACTAGCAGGGCTGTCTATACG TCCCCAGGACTGCCGGCTGACAGCATGCCTCCTGACTTGAGCTTCAGCAGGGAGAACCTCAGCTTTGACTTTAAAGATACTGACATGAAACGCCTCTCCATGGAGATCGAAAAGGAGAA GGTCGAGTACATGGAGAAGAGCAAACACCTGCAGGAGCAGCTGAACGAGCTGAAGACGGAGATCGAAAGCCTGAAGCTTAAAGAGAGGGAGACTCCTCTGGACGTCATTCACAACCAGAACACCGAGCAGGGGACCAGCAAGCACAGCAACTTTAAAAAG
- the fbxo21 gene encoding F-box only protein 21 isoform X3, which yields MATPVAGEGHPSLNGIISEHQTKKLTDLPTELLEHILCFPALKHADICNVSCCCKRLHDVCHGRGKVWGNQYKLRWPRLQRFYRQNESCDWLKEYKTRHRVGIQIRRTVESISKRFFTEVLGDSFAEIESLGMPEHFCEDELLFILNSDKRKSLTLKYYAKKILYFLRQQNILRSLKTFLEQPVEQQSALEGAVLVDQYCNPLADVTLDSITAQLDEITEKVKKMLRIKNPSHPSLRIAQGDCFVVEDFELQRQVVCALNSVLYEQLQYKGNEFDYYNPLNSYIHQVLLRHTGIPISLSVLYMTLARKLGVQLEPVNFPNHFLLRWCQKPRGSEDIYDFVYIDAFGKGKQLTAKECEYLIGHQVTADYYSAISTMEVLLRMVGNLLNIGKRGEGNEKSYQLLRDSLDLYLTINPDNVQYLLLQARLYFHLGIWPEKVLDILQHIQALDPSQHGAVGYLVQHTLEHIQHKKHPVAPEVKRRSAPEHLEVQYSVGLIMKHKRSGYNCVIYGWDPKCTMSQEWITTMRVHQLSNGANQPFYNVLVQDGTCRYAAQENLEPHSAPLEIGHPEVGRYFSEFADTHYVANEELQTRYPEDMAETLGTVQEIYHRLTPGSGNQDQAPATDQNNHQAMPM from the exons ATGGCGACGCCTGTAGCTGGAGAGGGGCATCCAAGTCTAAATGGGATTATTTCCGAGCACCAAACTAAAAAACTGACCGACCTGCCGACCGAGTTGCTCGAACACATCCTGTGCTTCCCTGCCCTCAAGCACGCCGACATTTGTAACGTGTCATGCTGCTGCAAGCGGCTACACGACGTTTGCCATGGAAGGGGAAAGGTCTGGGGAAACCAGTACAAACTCAG ATGGCCAAGACTGCAGAGGTTTTACCGTCAGAATGAGAGCTGTGACTGGCTCAAAGAATACAAAACACGCCATAGAGTTGGTATACAAATAAGAAGGACTGTGGAATCAATCTCCAAAAGATTCTTCACAGAG GTTCTGGGAGACAGCTTTGCAGAGATCGAGTCACTCGGGATGCCAGAGCACTTCTGCGAAGACGAGCTCCTCTTCATACTCAACTCGGATAAGAG GAAAAGCTTGACCTTGAAGTACTAtgcaaaaaaaatcctttaCTTCCTGAGACAGCAGAACATCCTGAGGAGTTTGAAGACTTTCCTGGAACAGCCTGTTGAGCAGCAGTCGGCTCTAGAAG GTGCTGTCCTGGTGGATCAGTATTGTAACCCGTTGGCTGATGTCACACTGGACAGTATTACAGCCCAGCTGGATGAGATcacagaaaaagtaaagaagATGTTGCGAATCAAGAACCCCTCTCACCCCAGCCTACGTATCGCTCAGG GTGACTGTTTTGTGGTGGAGGACTTTGAGCTCCAGAGGCAGGTGGTCTGTGCCCTAAACTCTGTCTTGTATGAGCAGCTTCAGTACAAAGGCAATGAGTTTGACTACTACAACCCTCTCAACTCTTACATCCACCAG gTGCTACTACGCCATACAGGTATCCCCATAAGTCTCTCGGTCCTCTACATGACATTGGCCCGGAAGCTGGGTGTTCAGCTGGAACCTGTCAACTTCCCCAATCACTTCCTGCTGCGCTGGTGCCAGAAACCAAGAGG GAGCGAGGACATATATGACTTTGTCTACATTGATGCCTTTGGTAAAGGCAAACAGCTGACTGCCAAGGAGTGCGAGTACCTCATTGGCCACCAGGTGACGGCAGATTACTACAGTGCCATCAGCACCATGGAGGTGCTGCTCAGGATGGTGGGAAACCTGCTTAACATCGGAAAAAGAGG GGAGGGCAATGAAAAATCTTATCAGCTGCTGAGAGACTCGCTGGACCTCTACCTCACTATCAACCCAGACAACGTGCAGTACCTGCTGCTGCAGGCACGCCTCTACTTCCACCTGGGCATCTGGCCAGAAAAG GTGCTAGACATCCTGCAGCACATTCAGGCGTTGGATCCCTCCCAGCACGGGGCAGTGGGTTACTTGGTGCAGCACACGCTGGAGCATATCCAACATAAGAAACATCCTGTGGCACCTGAAGTGAAGAGGCGTAGCGCTCCAGAACACCTGGAGGTCCAGTATTCAGTGGGCCTCATCATGAAACACAAGAG GTCAGGTTATAACTGTGTGATCTACGGCTGGGACCCCAAGTGCACCATGAGCCAGGAGTGGATCACCACCATGAGGGTCCACCAGCTGTCCAACGGTGCCAACCAGCCCTTCTACAACGTCCTTGTTCAGGACGGAACATGTCGCTACGCAGCACAGG AGAACCTGGAGCCCCACTCAGCCCCCCTGGAGATCGGCCACCCGGAAGTGGGTCGCTATTTCTCCGAGTTCGCCGACACCCACTACGTTGCCAACGAAGAACTGCAGACACGATACCCCGAGGACATGGCCGAAACTCTCGGCACGGTGCAGGAGATTTATCACAGACTGACACCTGGCTCTGGGAACCAAGACCAGGCTCCTGCcacagaccaaaacaaccaccaaGCCATGCCCATGTAG
- the fbxo21 gene encoding F-box only protein 21 isoform X2, whose product MATPVAGEGHPSLNGIISEHQTKKLTDLPTELLEHILCFPALKHADICNVSCCCKRLHDVCHGRGKVWGNQYKLRWPRLQRFYRQNESCDWLKEYKTRHRVGIQIRRTVESISKRFFTEVVLGDSFAEIESLGMPEHFCEDELLFILNSDKRKSLTLKYYAKKILYFLRQQNILRSLKTFLEQPVEQQSALEGAVLVDQYCNPLADVTLDSITAQLDEITEKVKKMLRIKNPSHPSLRIAQGDCFVVEDFELQRQVVCALNSVLYEQLQYKGNEFDYYNPLNSYIHQVLLRHTGIPISLSVLYMTLARKLGVQLEPVNFPNHFLLRWCQKPRGSEDIYDFVYIDAFGKGKQLTAKECEYLIGHQVTADYYSAISTMEVLLRMVGNLLNIGKRGEGNEKSYQLLRDSLDLYLTINPDNVQYLLLQARLYFHLGIWPEKVLDILQHIQALDPSQHGAVGYLVQHTLEHIQHKKHPVAPEVKRRSAPEHLEVQYSVGLIMKHKRSGYNCVIYGWDPKCTMSQEWITTMRVHQLSNGANQPFYNVLVQDGTCRYAAQENLEPHSAPLEIGHPEVGRYFSEFADTHYVANEELQTRYPEDMAETLGTVQEIYHRLTPGSGNQDQAPATDQNNHQAMPM is encoded by the exons ATGGCGACGCCTGTAGCTGGAGAGGGGCATCCAAGTCTAAATGGGATTATTTCCGAGCACCAAACTAAAAAACTGACCGACCTGCCGACCGAGTTGCTCGAACACATCCTGTGCTTCCCTGCCCTCAAGCACGCCGACATTTGTAACGTGTCATGCTGCTGCAAGCGGCTACACGACGTTTGCCATGGAAGGGGAAAGGTCTGGGGAAACCAGTACAAACTCAG ATGGCCAAGACTGCAGAGGTTTTACCGTCAGAATGAGAGCTGTGACTGGCTCAAAGAATACAAAACACGCCATAGAGTTGGTATACAAATAAGAAGGACTGTGGAATCAATCTCCAAAAGATTCTTCACAGAGGTT GTTCTGGGAGACAGCTTTGCAGAGATCGAGTCACTCGGGATGCCAGAGCACTTCTGCGAAGACGAGCTCCTCTTCATACTCAACTCGGATAAGAG GAAAAGCTTGACCTTGAAGTACTAtgcaaaaaaaatcctttaCTTCCTGAGACAGCAGAACATCCTGAGGAGTTTGAAGACTTTCCTGGAACAGCCTGTTGAGCAGCAGTCGGCTCTAGAAG GTGCTGTCCTGGTGGATCAGTATTGTAACCCGTTGGCTGATGTCACACTGGACAGTATTACAGCCCAGCTGGATGAGATcacagaaaaagtaaagaagATGTTGCGAATCAAGAACCCCTCTCACCCCAGCCTACGTATCGCTCAGG GTGACTGTTTTGTGGTGGAGGACTTTGAGCTCCAGAGGCAGGTGGTCTGTGCCCTAAACTCTGTCTTGTATGAGCAGCTTCAGTACAAAGGCAATGAGTTTGACTACTACAACCCTCTCAACTCTTACATCCACCAG gTGCTACTACGCCATACAGGTATCCCCATAAGTCTCTCGGTCCTCTACATGACATTGGCCCGGAAGCTGGGTGTTCAGCTGGAACCTGTCAACTTCCCCAATCACTTCCTGCTGCGCTGGTGCCAGAAACCAAGAGG GAGCGAGGACATATATGACTTTGTCTACATTGATGCCTTTGGTAAAGGCAAACAGCTGACTGCCAAGGAGTGCGAGTACCTCATTGGCCACCAGGTGACGGCAGATTACTACAGTGCCATCAGCACCATGGAGGTGCTGCTCAGGATGGTGGGAAACCTGCTTAACATCGGAAAAAGAGG GGAGGGCAATGAAAAATCTTATCAGCTGCTGAGAGACTCGCTGGACCTCTACCTCACTATCAACCCAGACAACGTGCAGTACCTGCTGCTGCAGGCACGCCTCTACTTCCACCTGGGCATCTGGCCAGAAAAG GTGCTAGACATCCTGCAGCACATTCAGGCGTTGGATCCCTCCCAGCACGGGGCAGTGGGTTACTTGGTGCAGCACACGCTGGAGCATATCCAACATAAGAAACATCCTGTGGCACCTGAAGTGAAGAGGCGTAGCGCTCCAGAACACCTGGAGGTCCAGTATTCAGTGGGCCTCATCATGAAACACAAGAG GTCAGGTTATAACTGTGTGATCTACGGCTGGGACCCCAAGTGCACCATGAGCCAGGAGTGGATCACCACCATGAGGGTCCACCAGCTGTCCAACGGTGCCAACCAGCCCTTCTACAACGTCCTTGTTCAGGACGGAACATGTCGCTACGCAGCACAGG AGAACCTGGAGCCCCACTCAGCCCCCCTGGAGATCGGCCACCCGGAAGTGGGTCGCTATTTCTCCGAGTTCGCCGACACCCACTACGTTGCCAACGAAGAACTGCAGACACGATACCCCGAGGACATGGCCGAAACTCTCGGCACGGTGCAGGAGATTTATCACAGACTGACACCTGGCTCTGGGAACCAAGACCAGGCTCCTGCcacagaccaaaacaaccaccaaGCCATGCCCATGTAG
- the fbxo21 gene encoding F-box only protein 21 isoform X4, which translates to MATPVAGEGHPSLNGIISEHQTKKLTDLPTELLEHILCFPALKHADICNVSCCCKRLHDVCHGRGKVWGNQYKLRWPRLQRFYRQNESCDWLKEYKTRHRVGIQIRRTVESISKRFFTEVPCVGQVLGDSFAEIESLGMPEHFCEDELLFILNSDKRKSLTLKYYAKKILYFLRQQNILRSLKTFLEQPVEQQSALEGAVLVDQYCNPLADVTLDSITAQLDEITEKVKKMLRIKNPSHPSLRIAQGDCFVVEDFELQRQVVCALNSVLYEQLQYKGNEFDYYNPLNSYIHQVLLRHTGIPISLSVLYMTLARKLGVQLEPVNFPNHFLLRWCQKPRGSEDIYDFVYIDAFGKGKQLTAKECEYLIGHQVTADYYSAISTMEVLLRMVGNLLNIGKRGEGNEKSYQLLRDSLDLYLTINPDNVQYLLLQARLYFHLGIWPEKVLDILQHIQALDPSQHGAVGYLVQHTLEHIQHKKHPVAPEVKRRSAPEHLEVQYSVGLIMKHKRSGYNCVIYGWDPKCTMSQEWITTMRVHQLSNGANQPFYNVLVQDGTCRYAAQGSTL; encoded by the exons ATGGCGACGCCTGTAGCTGGAGAGGGGCATCCAAGTCTAAATGGGATTATTTCCGAGCACCAAACTAAAAAACTGACCGACCTGCCGACCGAGTTGCTCGAACACATCCTGTGCTTCCCTGCCCTCAAGCACGCCGACATTTGTAACGTGTCATGCTGCTGCAAGCGGCTACACGACGTTTGCCATGGAAGGGGAAAGGTCTGGGGAAACCAGTACAAACTCAG ATGGCCAAGACTGCAGAGGTTTTACCGTCAGAATGAGAGCTGTGACTGGCTCAAAGAATACAAAACACGCCATAGAGTTGGTATACAAATAAGAAGGACTGTGGAATCAATCTCCAAAAGATTCTTCACAGAGGTT CCTTGCGTTGGCCAGGTTCTGGGAGACAGCTTTGCAGAGATCGAGTCACTCGGGATGCCAGAGCACTTCTGCGAAGACGAGCTCCTCTTCATACTCAACTCGGATAAGAG GAAAAGCTTGACCTTGAAGTACTAtgcaaaaaaaatcctttaCTTCCTGAGACAGCAGAACATCCTGAGGAGTTTGAAGACTTTCCTGGAACAGCCTGTTGAGCAGCAGTCGGCTCTAGAAG GTGCTGTCCTGGTGGATCAGTATTGTAACCCGTTGGCTGATGTCACACTGGACAGTATTACAGCCCAGCTGGATGAGATcacagaaaaagtaaagaagATGTTGCGAATCAAGAACCCCTCTCACCCCAGCCTACGTATCGCTCAGG GTGACTGTTTTGTGGTGGAGGACTTTGAGCTCCAGAGGCAGGTGGTCTGTGCCCTAAACTCTGTCTTGTATGAGCAGCTTCAGTACAAAGGCAATGAGTTTGACTACTACAACCCTCTCAACTCTTACATCCACCAG gTGCTACTACGCCATACAGGTATCCCCATAAGTCTCTCGGTCCTCTACATGACATTGGCCCGGAAGCTGGGTGTTCAGCTGGAACCTGTCAACTTCCCCAATCACTTCCTGCTGCGCTGGTGCCAGAAACCAAGAGG GAGCGAGGACATATATGACTTTGTCTACATTGATGCCTTTGGTAAAGGCAAACAGCTGACTGCCAAGGAGTGCGAGTACCTCATTGGCCACCAGGTGACGGCAGATTACTACAGTGCCATCAGCACCATGGAGGTGCTGCTCAGGATGGTGGGAAACCTGCTTAACATCGGAAAAAGAGG GGAGGGCAATGAAAAATCTTATCAGCTGCTGAGAGACTCGCTGGACCTCTACCTCACTATCAACCCAGACAACGTGCAGTACCTGCTGCTGCAGGCACGCCTCTACTTCCACCTGGGCATCTGGCCAGAAAAG GTGCTAGACATCCTGCAGCACATTCAGGCGTTGGATCCCTCCCAGCACGGGGCAGTGGGTTACTTGGTGCAGCACACGCTGGAGCATATCCAACATAAGAAACATCCTGTGGCACCTGAAGTGAAGAGGCGTAGCGCTCCAGAACACCTGGAGGTCCAGTATTCAGTGGGCCTCATCATGAAACACAAGAG GTCAGGTTATAACTGTGTGATCTACGGCTGGGACCCCAAGTGCACCATGAGCCAGGAGTGGATCACCACCATGAGGGTCCACCAGCTGTCCAACGGTGCCAACCAGCCCTTCTACAACGTCCTTGTTCAGGACGGAACATGTCGCTACGCAGCACAGG GCTCCACTCTATAA
- the fbxo21 gene encoding F-box only protein 21 isoform X1 encodes MATPVAGEGHPSLNGIISEHQTKKLTDLPTELLEHILCFPALKHADICNVSCCCKRLHDVCHGRGKVWGNQYKLRWPRLQRFYRQNESCDWLKEYKTRHRVGIQIRRTVESISKRFFTEVPCVGQVLGDSFAEIESLGMPEHFCEDELLFILNSDKRKSLTLKYYAKKILYFLRQQNILRSLKTFLEQPVEQQSALEGAVLVDQYCNPLADVTLDSITAQLDEITEKVKKMLRIKNPSHPSLRIAQGDCFVVEDFELQRQVVCALNSVLYEQLQYKGNEFDYYNPLNSYIHQVLLRHTGIPISLSVLYMTLARKLGVQLEPVNFPNHFLLRWCQKPRGSEDIYDFVYIDAFGKGKQLTAKECEYLIGHQVTADYYSAISTMEVLLRMVGNLLNIGKRGEGNEKSYQLLRDSLDLYLTINPDNVQYLLLQARLYFHLGIWPEKVLDILQHIQALDPSQHGAVGYLVQHTLEHIQHKKHPVAPEVKRRSAPEHLEVQYSVGLIMKHKRSGYNCVIYGWDPKCTMSQEWITTMRVHQLSNGANQPFYNVLVQDGTCRYAAQENLEPHSAPLEIGHPEVGRYFSEFADTHYVANEELQTRYPEDMAETLGTVQEIYHRLTPGSGNQDQAPATDQNNHQAMPM; translated from the exons ATGGCGACGCCTGTAGCTGGAGAGGGGCATCCAAGTCTAAATGGGATTATTTCCGAGCACCAAACTAAAAAACTGACCGACCTGCCGACCGAGTTGCTCGAACACATCCTGTGCTTCCCTGCCCTCAAGCACGCCGACATTTGTAACGTGTCATGCTGCTGCAAGCGGCTACACGACGTTTGCCATGGAAGGGGAAAGGTCTGGGGAAACCAGTACAAACTCAG ATGGCCAAGACTGCAGAGGTTTTACCGTCAGAATGAGAGCTGTGACTGGCTCAAAGAATACAAAACACGCCATAGAGTTGGTATACAAATAAGAAGGACTGTGGAATCAATCTCCAAAAGATTCTTCACAGAGGTT CCTTGCGTTGGCCAGGTTCTGGGAGACAGCTTTGCAGAGATCGAGTCACTCGGGATGCCAGAGCACTTCTGCGAAGACGAGCTCCTCTTCATACTCAACTCGGATAAGAG GAAAAGCTTGACCTTGAAGTACTAtgcaaaaaaaatcctttaCTTCCTGAGACAGCAGAACATCCTGAGGAGTTTGAAGACTTTCCTGGAACAGCCTGTTGAGCAGCAGTCGGCTCTAGAAG GTGCTGTCCTGGTGGATCAGTATTGTAACCCGTTGGCTGATGTCACACTGGACAGTATTACAGCCCAGCTGGATGAGATcacagaaaaagtaaagaagATGTTGCGAATCAAGAACCCCTCTCACCCCAGCCTACGTATCGCTCAGG GTGACTGTTTTGTGGTGGAGGACTTTGAGCTCCAGAGGCAGGTGGTCTGTGCCCTAAACTCTGTCTTGTATGAGCAGCTTCAGTACAAAGGCAATGAGTTTGACTACTACAACCCTCTCAACTCTTACATCCACCAG gTGCTACTACGCCATACAGGTATCCCCATAAGTCTCTCGGTCCTCTACATGACATTGGCCCGGAAGCTGGGTGTTCAGCTGGAACCTGTCAACTTCCCCAATCACTTCCTGCTGCGCTGGTGCCAGAAACCAAGAGG GAGCGAGGACATATATGACTTTGTCTACATTGATGCCTTTGGTAAAGGCAAACAGCTGACTGCCAAGGAGTGCGAGTACCTCATTGGCCACCAGGTGACGGCAGATTACTACAGTGCCATCAGCACCATGGAGGTGCTGCTCAGGATGGTGGGAAACCTGCTTAACATCGGAAAAAGAGG GGAGGGCAATGAAAAATCTTATCAGCTGCTGAGAGACTCGCTGGACCTCTACCTCACTATCAACCCAGACAACGTGCAGTACCTGCTGCTGCAGGCACGCCTCTACTTCCACCTGGGCATCTGGCCAGAAAAG GTGCTAGACATCCTGCAGCACATTCAGGCGTTGGATCCCTCCCAGCACGGGGCAGTGGGTTACTTGGTGCAGCACACGCTGGAGCATATCCAACATAAGAAACATCCTGTGGCACCTGAAGTGAAGAGGCGTAGCGCTCCAGAACACCTGGAGGTCCAGTATTCAGTGGGCCTCATCATGAAACACAAGAG GTCAGGTTATAACTGTGTGATCTACGGCTGGGACCCCAAGTGCACCATGAGCCAGGAGTGGATCACCACCATGAGGGTCCACCAGCTGTCCAACGGTGCCAACCAGCCCTTCTACAACGTCCTTGTTCAGGACGGAACATGTCGCTACGCAGCACAGG AGAACCTGGAGCCCCACTCAGCCCCCCTGGAGATCGGCCACCCGGAAGTGGGTCGCTATTTCTCCGAGTTCGCCGACACCCACTACGTTGCCAACGAAGAACTGCAGACACGATACCCCGAGGACATGGCCGAAACTCTCGGCACGGTGCAGGAGATTTATCACAGACTGACACCTGGCTCTGGGAACCAAGACCAGGCTCCTGCcacagaccaaaacaaccaccaaGCCATGCCCATGTAG